A window from Lampris incognitus isolate fLamInc1 chromosome 5, fLamInc1.hap2, whole genome shotgun sequence encodes these proteins:
- the LOC130112775 gene encoding protein Hook homolog 2-like yields the protein MATADRESNARVDGNLQNLYVLQWDSQDNTTSRDEQEEKLILNAWQSMSVALQQYSLCKAPRAPGPAQSFLAKQRQSTQARRTVSSRQQPG from the exons ATGGCAACAGCTGACCGGGAG TCAAATGCTCGGGTTGACGGTAACCTTCAAAACTTGTATGTATTGCAATGGGACTCTCAGGACAACACAACTTCCAGAGATGAACAGGAGGAGAAACTGATTCTTAACGCCTGGCAGAGCATG TCTGTGGCTCTTCAGCAGTACAGTTTGTGTAAGGCCCCCAGAGCCCCGGGCCCGGCCCAGTCCTTTCTGGCCAAGCAGAGGCAGTCAACTCAGGCCCGGAGGACTGTTTCATCCAGGCAGCAGCCTGGGTAG